One window of the Rhizorhabdus dicambivorans genome contains the following:
- a CDS encoding electron transfer flavoprotein subunit beta/FixA family protein — protein MKVLVPVKRVIDYNVKPRVKMDGSGVDLANVKMSMNPFDEIAVEEAIRLKEKGVATEIVAVSIGEQKAQETLRTALAMGADRAILIVSETEVEPLGVAKLLAKIVEEEAPGLVILGKQAIDDDSNQTGQMLAALTGRPQGTFASKVEVEGDSVKVTREVDGGLETVSLKTPAIITTDLRLNEPRYASLPNIMKAKSKPLAQKTPADYGVDVSPRLKTLKVSEPPKRSAGIKVADVDELVAKLKALGVAA, from the coding sequence ATGAAAGTCCTCGTGCCCGTCAAGCGGGTGATCGATTACAACGTGAAGCCGCGCGTCAAGATGGACGGCAGCGGCGTCGATCTCGCCAACGTCAAGATGTCGATGAACCCGTTCGACGAGATTGCCGTCGAGGAAGCGATCCGCCTGAAGGAAAAGGGCGTCGCGACCGAGATCGTGGCCGTCTCGATCGGCGAGCAGAAGGCGCAGGAGACGCTGCGCACCGCCCTCGCCATGGGCGCCGACCGCGCGATCCTGATCGTCAGCGAGACCGAGGTGGAGCCGCTGGGCGTCGCCAAGCTGCTCGCCAAGATCGTCGAGGAGGAGGCCCCCGGCCTCGTCATCCTCGGCAAGCAGGCGATCGACGACGACAGCAACCAGACCGGCCAGATGCTGGCGGCCCTCACCGGCCGGCCGCAGGGCACCTTCGCCTCGAAGGTCGAGGTCGAGGGCGACTCGGTCAAGGTGACCCGCGAGGTCGACGGCGGCCTGGAGACGGTCAGCCTGAAGACCCCGGCGATCATCACCACCGACCTGCGCCTGAACGAGCCGCGCTATGCGTCGCTCCCGAACATCATGAAGGCCAAGTCCAAGCCGCTCGCGCAGAAGACCCCGGCCGATTACGGCGTGGACGTTTCGCCGCGCCTCAAGACGCTCAAGGTCTCCGAGCCGCCGAAGCGTTCGGCCGGCATCAAGGTTGCGGATGTTGACGAGCTTGTCGCCAAGCTCAAGGCGCTGGGAGTTGCGGCATGA
- a CDS encoding electron transfer flavoprotein subunit alpha/FixB family protein — MKTLVWVEHEGGAVKDATLSAVTAASKLGEVHLLVAGEGVGAVAEAAAKIAGVGKVHVADGAAYGHALPENVAPLIVDLMGHHDAFLAPATANGKNIAPRVAALLDVMQISEILSVESEDSFTRPTYAGNAIATVQSSDAKKVITVRATAFEKAGREGGSGAVEAVSGAGDAGLSSFVGAEISKSERPELTSAKIIVSGGRALQNSENFHSVIEPLADKLGAGVGASRAAVDAGYVPNDYQVGQTGKIVAPEVYIAVGISGAIQHLAGMKDSKTIIAINKDEEAPIFQVADIGLVGDLFKIVPELTSKL; from the coding sequence ATGAAGACGCTCGTCTGGGTTGAACATGAGGGCGGCGCGGTCAAGGACGCGACCCTCTCCGCCGTCACCGCCGCGTCGAAGCTCGGCGAGGTCCACCTGCTGGTCGCGGGCGAAGGCGTCGGCGCGGTCGCCGAAGCCGCCGCGAAGATCGCGGGCGTCGGCAAGGTCCATGTCGCCGACGGCGCCGCCTATGGCCATGCGCTGCCGGAGAATGTGGCGCCGCTGATCGTCGATCTGATGGGCCATCACGACGCCTTCCTGGCGCCGGCCACCGCCAACGGCAAGAACATCGCGCCGCGCGTCGCCGCGCTGCTCGACGTCATGCAGATCTCCGAGATCCTGTCGGTGGAGAGCGAGGACAGCTTCACCCGGCCGACCTATGCCGGCAACGCGATCGCGACCGTGCAGTCGTCGGACGCCAAGAAGGTGATCACGGTGCGCGCCACCGCCTTCGAGAAGGCGGGCCGCGAGGGCGGATCGGGCGCGGTCGAGGCCGTGTCGGGCGCGGGCGACGCGGGCCTCTCCAGCTTTGTCGGCGCGGAGATCAGCAAGTCCGAGCGTCCCGAGCTGACCTCGGCGAAGATCATCGTCTCGGGCGGACGGGCCCTGCAGAACAGCGAGAATTTCCACTCGGTGATCGAGCCGCTCGCCGACAAGCTGGGCGCGGGCGTCGGCGCGTCGCGCGCCGCGGTCGACGCCGGCTATGTGCCGAACGACTATCAGGTCGGCCAGACCGGCAAGATCGTCGCTCCGGAAGTCTATATCGCGGTCGGCATCTCGGGCGCGATCCAGCATCTCGCCGGCATGAAGGACTCGAAGACGATCATCGCGATCAACAAGGACGAGGAAGCCCCGATCTTCCAGGTGGCCGACATCGGCCTGGTCGGCGACCTGTTCAAGATCGTCCCGGAGCTGACCAGCAAGCTCTGA
- a CDS encoding GAF domain-containing protein, which yields MIDDLQADIAAIQRIGCMSSMLELCCQVTGMGYAAVSRVTESSWIACAVRDEAGFGIAMGDELDVDTTICGEVRTGPRAILIDHVAEDPIFREHRTPRLYGFQSYISSPILRADGRLFGSLFAVDTAPAKLANSNAPNSFNLFARLIAMELDAADAG from the coding sequence ATGATCGACGATCTTCAGGCGGATATCGCCGCGATCCAGCGGATCGGCTGCATGTCCTCGATGCTGGAACTGTGCTGCCAGGTGACGGGCATGGGCTATGCCGCCGTCTCCCGCGTCACCGAGAGCAGCTGGATCGCCTGCGCGGTGCGCGACGAAGCGGGCTTCGGCATCGCCATGGGCGACGAACTCGACGTCGATACGACCATCTGCGGTGAGGTGCGCACCGGCCCACGCGCCATCCTGATCGATCATGTCGCCGAGGACCCGATCTTCCGCGAGCACCGCACGCCGAGGCTCTACGGCTTCCAGAGCTATATCTCCTCACCGATATTGCGCGCCGATGGTCGGCTGTTCGGCAGCCTGTTCGCGGTCGACACGGCCCCCGCCAAGCTCGCCAACAGCAACGCGCCCAACAGCTTCAACCTGTTCGCGCGGCTGATCGCGATGGAGCTGGACGCAGCGGACGCGGGGTAA